A genomic segment from Deltaproteobacteria bacterium encodes:
- the ssb gene encoding single-stranded DNA-binding protein — protein MAFGLNRVELIGRLGADAEIVTLTNGTKIAKLRVATDESYVSKQSGERVDSQEWHQVVTFQQGLVSMFEKHGRKGRLVFVEGTLKPRRWRKEGEQTDRFATEIMVIPGSQVSFLDKPGGAPQPAAQPAPAPEPTGLNDSDPVPF, from the coding sequence ATGGCTTTCGGATTGAACCGCGTCGAACTCATCGGGCGCCTCGGCGCCGACGCCGAAATCGTCACCCTCACCAACGGCACCAAGATCGCCAAGCTGCGCGTCGCCACCGACGAGAGCTACGTCTCGAAGCAGTCGGGCGAGCGCGTCGACTCCCAGGAGTGGCACCAGGTCGTCACCTTCCAGCAGGGTCTCGTCTCGATGTTCGAGAAGCACGGTCGCAAGGGCCGGCTCGTCTTCGTCGAGGGCACGCTCAAGCCCCGCCGGTGGCGCAAGGAAGGCGAGCAGACCGACCGCTTCGCCACCGAGATCATGGTCATCCCGGGCAGCCAGGTGTCCTTCCTCGACAAGCCCGGCGGCGCACCGCAGCCCGCGGCCCAACCGGCCCCGGCGCCCGAGCCCACCGGCCTCAACGACAGCGATCCCGTTCCCTTCTGA